TCATGGGACTGCCGTTATCCTGATGGAGTACGAGCGGCCGCCTGTCCGTCACGCCCTCGCGCACGAGTGCCTGACGGATCAGGGCGGCGGCGTGATCCCCGGACTCCTCCTCATGGACCTCGTGGGCGACGATCTTGCGCGAGTAGATGTCGAGCACGAGATACAGAAAGAAGAATTGGCCGCTTACGGGGCCGGGCAGGTATGAGATGTCCCAGCACCACAGCGTATTGGCGCCCCGCGCGCGGTGACGTGGGATGGGACGGGTATCGGGCGTCTTCGCGCGGCCCCTGTGCGCCAGCTGGTTGGCGGCGCGCAGCAGGCGATAGAGCGTGGATTCGGAGGCGATATAGCGCCCCTCGTCGGCCAGCCGTGGCACGATCTGGGTAGGCGGCAGGCTTGCAAAGCGCGGTTCGTTGACCACACGCAGGGCTTCGGCCCGCTCGGCCTCCGAGAGGCGATTGGGGGGTACGGGCCGATGCGCCTGCGGCCGCCGGTCGGAGCCCACGACCCCCGTCTGCGTCCAGCGCTCCAAGGTCCGAAGTGTAATACCAAGCTCTCTGCAGGCAACCCGCTTGCGGGCCCCGGCGGCTACGGCCTCGTGAATCAGCATAACGGCGGCTTGGCGATCTGGGGTGCTGATCATGCGTCCTCCTCGTCCCCCCAGATCGCCGCGGCTTTTTTTCGTAAGGCAAGCAGCGCGGCGGTCTCCGCCAGCGCCTTGTCCTTGCGGGCGAGCTCACGCTCTAGGACCTTGCGCTGCCTCTGCTCGGCCATAAGCGCTTCCCGGTGCGCCTTGGTGGATATGGACCCACCCTCCAGGGCCTGACAGGCGTCCGTGCGCCATGCCTTGACCTCCTCGGGGTAGAGGCCGTGTCGGCGGCAATATTCGCCGAGCTCGGCTTCATTCAAGCCCGCGGTCTCCACCACCACGGTAAGCTTCTGCGCGGCCTGGCGTTTCACGGGCGGCCTTCCTCCCGGCATATCCGCTGCCTCCTTTGGGCGTATTGTCTTGCGCCAATCATACAGCGTCCAGCAAGAGATGCCCGTCTCCCGGGCGAGCTCTGGGATGGACAGGTCAGGGGTGGCCAGCATCTTGCGGATCACCGACTCCTTCCGTTCTTTGGCGTAGCGCATCATGGTTGTCGACTCTCTTTCTGCCCCCAAGGGTTTCATACAAGAGGCGACAGGTAGTCTGACAGCGGGGGTCTGCCATAACGGAGGGCATGAACGATCCGGGCCAGGAGGGGGGAGTGGCGGTGTCGCACGTGCGCCTGATCCGTCCGGGCGAACGCGCCGAGTGGGACCGCTTGATGCGCGCCCACCACTACCTGGGGCTGACCGCGCTCGTGGGGCGCAGCCTGCGGTATGTGGTGGACAACCCCCTCCGTGTGGGGGTGGACAACCCCCTCCGTGTGGGGGTGGACAACCCCCTCCGTGTGGGGGCAGAGGGGGACGGGCAGTGGCTGGCGCTCGTAGGCTGGGCGTCGGCGGCCTTGAAGTGCGCCCCGCGGGATGCCTGGATCGGCTGGGCGAAGGCCTTGCAGTGGCAACGTATTGGGCTCATCGCCAACAACGCCCGCTTCCTGATCCTGCCGGGGGTGCGGGTCCAGAACCTCGCCTCGCGGATTCTGGGCCAGAATCTCGCGCGTCTCTCGGCGGATTGGCAGGCGGTCCACGGCCACGGCCTTCTGCTCGCCGAGACCTTCATCGATCCGGCGCGCTTTGCCGGCACCTGCTACCGGGCGGCCAACTGGATCGAACTCGGGCCCACGCGCGGCTTTGCCAAATCCAACGACACCTATGTCGCCCATGGGGCCCCTAAGCGGATCTGGGTGTACCCCCTCCATAAAAAAGCCCGGCTGATCCTCTCATCGCCACGCCCGCACCCAGACCTACCCCGCCAGGAGATGAAGACCATGACCCTGACCGACGTGGACGCAGCCGCACTCTTTGCGCGTCTGGGGTCCTTGGTCCTCTCATCGCCACGCCCGCACCCAGACCTACCCCGCCAGGAGATGAAGACCATGACCCTGACCGACGTGGACGCAGCCGCACTCTTTGCGCGTCTGGGGTCCTTGGAAGACCCCCGCGCGCGGCGCGGGCTGCGCCACAGCCAGCGCTCGCTCATCGCCATCATCCTCTGTGCCGTGATCAGCGGGGCGCAGGGGCCGACGGCCATCGGCGAATGGGTCAAACGCCTCCCGCCTACGATTATCGCGCGAAAGGGCGGACACAGGCCAAGGAAGCAGCCGAGGCCATTGAAGATAAGTTTTGACAAAGACTGGAAAATGACAGTACTCCCAATCCACACGTCATAGACCTCCGCTCTTGCCAAGTAATCTCCGGCGAGGCCTAAACAGTCCCTCGAGATGAAACAATGGCGGCTCGATTACCTGAGTTTGTGTGACGACCCACAGCAAGACATGTCGGATTAACGATTGGAGGTGAGCCAACCGAGACCTCGTGGGATAAGATGCTGGGTATGCTTCTTGTAAAAAAATTGCTGTAGGCGGATGCAGCGTCGCTGGCCTCATGCCGGCCTTCATAACGCGCATCGTTCCGCCCCGGGCCGCCCTGGACGTGCAGCAATTCTCAATATGAGCTTTCGCAATGGCTATACGTCCATAGGGATGGGTTCCTGCGAGAGGTTTAGGCGGTTTGTTGTAGCCTCTGTCGAGCAGAGTGGATCAGCGGACGGATGCAGCAATTCTCAATATGAGCTTTCGCAATGGCTATACGTCCATAGGGATGGGTTCCTGCGAGAGGTTTAGGCGGTTTGTTGTAGCCTCTGTCGAGCAGAGTGGATCAGCGGACGGAGGAAGATGCGTTTGGGGTGGGCGTCATGGCGGATGTGAGTTCACAGACGGTTTGCGCCAGAGCATGGCGACTCAATCTGCCATAACGACGAGTGAGCTCCTGGATCAATTGACACTCCGCCGGGCTCAAGGGTTGACCGCAGAATGCGTAAACAGGGGTATCGATCATGAGGGTTCAACCACGGTAGGGTTCAACCACTGTCGCGGCGGGTGCGGTTCAGTCCGTCTCGCATGAAGTCCAGCATCGCAGCGAAACTCTCGAAGCAATGATAATGCGTCAGAACCCTGACATGTTCAAAAAAGATTTGC
The DNA window shown above is from Acidiferrobacter sp. SPIII_3 and carries:
- a CDS encoding IS3 family transposase (programmed frameshift), with the translated sequence MMRYAKERKESVIRKMLATPDLSIPELARETGISCWTLYDWRKTIRPKEAADMPGGRPPVKRQAAQKLTVVVETAGLNEAELGEYCRRHGLYPEEVKAWRTDACQALEGGSISTKAHREALMAEQRQRKVLERELARKDKALAETAALLALRKKGRGDLGGRGGRMISTPDRQAAVMLIHEAVAAGARKRVACRELGITLRTLERWTQTGVVGSDRRPQAHRPVPPNRLSEAERAEALRVVNEPRFASLPPTQIVPRLADEGRYIASESTLYRLLRAANQLAHRGRAKTPDTRPIPRHRARGANTLWCWDISYLPGPVSGQFFFLYLVLDIYSRKIVAHEVHEEESGDHAAALIRQALVREGVTDRRPLVLHQDNGSPMKASTFVATLDALGVRRSYSRPGVSDDNAYAESLFRTCKYRPGYPGAFGSLAKARAWMLAFVRWYNHHHKHRNLKFVSPAERHTGADHAIFAHRTRIYEAARAQHPERWSRSIRNWSLPAEVWLNRPTEECQDTSQCDAA
- a CDS encoding Druantia anti-phage system protein DruA, with translation MAVSHVRLIRPGERAEWDRLMRAHHYLGLTALVGRSLRYVVDNPLRVGVDNPLRVGVDNPLRVGAEGDGQWLALVGWASAALKCAPRDAWIGWAKALQWQRIGLIANNARFLILPGVRVQNLASRILGQNLARLSADWQAVHGHGLLLAETFIDPARFAGTCYRAANWIELGPTRGFAKSNDTYVAHGAPKRIWVYPLHKKARLILSSPRPHPDLPRQEMKTMTLTDVDAAALFARLGSLVLSSPRPHPDLPRQEMKTMTLTDVDAAALFARLGSLEDPRARRGLRHSQRSLIAIILCAVISGAQGPTAIGEWVKRLPPTIIARKGGHRPRKQPRPLKISFDKDWKMTVLPIHTS